GGCCTGTGACCCCGTGTACGCCTCGGCGAGGCCCTTGGAGAGGGGGCTGTTGGGGCCGCCCAGCTTGAGCGCGTCCAGCTTGGCCAGCCCGCGGGAGAGCTCTTGGCTTTTCTCGGCCAGCATCGCGCTGCCCTGGGCCAGCTGGCCCAGGCCGTCCTTGAGCTGGGCACTGCCCGAGGCCAACTCGGCGCTGCCGCCCTCGAGCTCGTGCAGGCCGTGGGAAAGCCGGGATGCGCCGTCCGCCAGGCGTTGGCTGCCCGTATCCAGCTGGTCGAGCTGGGCCTCGCTGGGCAGCCTGTCCACCACCGTGCGGATCCCTCCGGAGAGCCGGTTCATGCCCTCGGTGAGGGCCCCCACGCCCTGGCTGAGGGTTTGCGCCCCCTGATGGAGCCGGGCGGCCCCGTGGGAGGCGGCGGCGAGGCCCTGGGCCAGCGCCTGGCTGCCGCTATGCAGGCGGCTAGCGCCTTCCAGCAGCTGGTCGGCTCCCCCCTGCAGCTGCCCCAGGGCTTGCTTGAGCTGCGCCAGCCCGCTCGAGGTGTGCAGTACCGCGGCCCAGCGCTTTTCCTCGAGGGTGGCGTTGATGCTGTCGCTGAGGGTGGTGGCAAAGCGCTTGCCGATGGTCGAGGCAAAATAACTGTTTCCCTCGGCGCTCACCAGGACGAGGTTGGCCGGGCGGTTCCCCCGCCCCTCCAGGGCCTGGGCACTGAAGCCGGAGGGGATGATCACGGCGAAGTACACCTCGCCCCGATCCACCGCGGCGCGTGCGGCCTGGGCGGAGGGATAGCGCCTGAAGTCAAAGCTCTTCTTCTCCAGCAAGCTTTTTTCGAGTTCCCGGCCCAGGTCTACGCGCTCGTTGGCGAAACGGGTGCCCTCGTCGAGGTTGACCAGCCCTACCGGCAGATGGGCCAGATTGCCATAAGGATCCCAGGCGCCGCTGATCTGGATCAGGGCGAACAGCGCCGGCAGCAAGGCGATGCCCAGCAGCAGCACCACCACCTGGCGGTTGGACCCGACATGGGCCAGCTCACGCGCTAGAAAGCTCCAAAAACCCAGTTTTGCCGTGGAGGAGGTTTGAGGGGATGGCGACATGGGAAGCTCCTTCGTTGGGGCCCGGCGGCCTAGATCAGGCGGCGCAGCAGGTCCAGGAGGGTTTCGCGCTCGCCGGGACGCAGCGGGGAGAGAAACTCCTCCTGGGTGCGCAGGACGATCTTCTCGGCCTGCTCGATGGCCTGTCGGCCCGAGGGGGTGAGCACCAGGCGGTAGGCCCGGCGGTCGTGGGGGTTGGGGTGGCGCTCGAGGTAGCCCTTGGCCTCGAGGTCGTCCACTATCCCCACCACGGTGGTGCGGTCGATGCGCAGCTTGCGCCCCAGCTCGATCTGGGACTGCGGGCCTTGCAAGTAGAGCAGGGCCAGGAAACCCAACTGCTTGAAGTCCAGCCGCAACCCGGCCAGCTCCGCGTTGACCCGCCCCTGTAGGAAAGCGGCGGCCTTGGACAGCACGAAGCCGAGGTAGGGCAGGAGCTCCGCGGGGAGCGGCGGCTCGGCCTTGATGTCGGGTTCGCCCAAAACAATCACCTCATCTGACGATCACTTTAGGTGAATATCCCCAAGGCTGTCAATCCTCCCGGCACCGGGGGATTGTTTACAAGTTTTGTCACTTATGCTAGCCTACCTTCCATCCCGGCACGGGGCCGGGAGGGGGAGCGGCAGCGCCCCTGGATCTTATCCAGAGCAGCAGAGGGAACGGCCCTGCGAAGCTGCGGCAACCCGTAGGGGCTTTCAGCCAGCAAGCTGAAGTGTCTTTGCGTAGGTGCCAATTCCGGCCCGGAGGCCATCCGGGAAAGATAAGGAGGTCGGTGTGTTCGAAGCTATGGCTAACTGGCGGGTCATGCGGGGGCTTCTGTGTTCCGGGCGGTGTTGTCCTGGCCTTCTGGGCGATCGGCGCGTTGAACCTTTCGGCATGGGAGCACGGCATGGGCTTGTCGGAATACAAACCTCTTCATAACCCTCCCCTCGAGGCCCCCTCCACCGCGCAGCGCATCCAGGGCGGGGTGCACCGCCCCGGCATGAGCTACCGGGTGCAGCTGGCCTGGGACGGCAAGCGCCTCACTGGGCGGCTGGGCGGGGCGATCTTGGGCGAGAACCTCTACCTCGAGGCCCAGGGGAGAGAGTTGTTGGGCTCGCTCTCGAGCAGCCTGCGGGCTTTTGCCCTGCACGCCAAGCTCGAAGGAAATTACCTCCAGTTCCGCCGGGTCGGGGCTGAGCATGGCTCGAGCGCGTCGCTGGAGCTTTCGGGGGGAAGGGCCTCGGGGTGGGTGTACCTCGAGACGTGTGTTTCGCTGCGCGAAAGCAGCGAGGACCGGGCGCAGCCGGTGGAGGTGGAGTTCGGCCCTTCCCGGCTCCTGGCCCGCATCGGCCCCGATCAGGCGGTGACGCTGCACCACCCCGGCTTTGCGGCCTGGGTGCTGGCCGCGGCGGCGCTGGCGGCCGACCTGGCGGCCCGCGACGCCTGGCGGGTGTTGCTGGAGAGCTACGCGGGGTGGGCGGAAGCATGAGCGGGGTGGTGGTTTGGTTTACCGGGCTTTCCGGCGCGGGCAAGACCACCCTGGCCAAAGCCCTCGAGGTCCACCTCTACGAGGCCGGCCAGAAGGTCGAGCACCTCGACGGCGACGCGGTGCGCGAGCACCTGTCGAAGGGGCTGGGCTTTAGCCGCGAGGACCGCGACACCAACATCCGTCGCATCGGCTTCGTGGCCAACCTGCTGGCCAAGCACGGGGTGATCGTGCTGGTGAGCGCGATCAGCCCCTACCGGGCCACCCGCGAGGAGGTGCTCGCGCAGGCCCCGAGGAAGCTCGAGGTCTTCGTGGACGCCCCCCTGGAGGCCCTGATCCAGCGCGACGTGAAGGGGCTATACGCCAGGGCGCTCAAGGGGGAGATCGCCAACTTCACCGGCATCTCCGACCCCTACGAGCCGCCCCTGCACCCCGATGTGCACCTGCGCACCGACCAGATGAGCTTTCAGGAGTGCCTGGATCGCCTATTGGAGGCGCTCGCGCGGCTGGGGGTGGATGTGGAGGTGCGGGCGTGAAGACGGGGCCGGAGCTTTCCACCCCCGACGCCTGGGATGCGGAAACCGATCCCTTGGCGGTCATCGGGTGGGCGCTGGAACAGCACCCCGACCTGCTCATGACCAGCGCCTTCAACCTCAACGGCGTGGTGCTCATCGACCTGGCCGCCCAGGCGGGCTACACCGGCGAGGTGGTGTTCGTGGACACCGGCTACCACTTCCCCGAGACCCTGCAGACCCGCGATCGCCTGGCGGCCCGCTATCCCCAGATGCGCTTCGTCACCTTGAGCGCTGGTTTGGGGGAGGAGCCCTGGGGGGAAGAGCGTTACCGCAGCGACCCCGACGGCTGCTGCGCCGCGCGCAAGGTGGCCCCCCTGCGCGAGTACCTGGCCCGGAAGAACCCCAGCGCCCTGCTCAACGCCCGAAGCCGCGACCAGGCTTCGACCCGGGCCTCGCTCGGCTTCCTCGAGCGGGGGGAGCGCTTGCGCATCAACCCGCTGGCCTACTGGAGGCGCGATAGGCTGGAGGCCTATGCCCGCGAGCGCGACCTGCCGGTCAACCCGCTGTACTGGTCGGGCTTCCTGAGCATCGGCTGCTGGCCCTGCACCCGGGCGGTGCGCCCCGGGGAGGAGGCCAGGGCGGGCCGCTGGGAGGGCAAAGGCAAAGCCGAGTGCGGGTTGTGGGTGGGGGAGAGGGCGCTGTAGGGCCTCCCCATCCCCCGAGAAGGAGAGTGCTGTCGTGAATCAGTTGACAAATCTTGTCCACAATTCTGCCCAGCCTCAGGGGCACCCGGCGCCCCACGGGGGAGTCCTGGTGGACCGGCTGGTGCAGGCTGATCCTCGTGAATACGCCCATCTCCCCGCCCTCGAGCTCGGGGAGCGCAGCTACGCCGACCTCGAGCTCATCGCCACCGGCGTCTACTCCCCGCTGGAGGGATTCTTGGGCGAGGCCGACTACCGGAGCGTGGTCGAGCACATGCGCCTGGCCAACGGGCTGCCCTGGAGCATCCCCATCACCCTGAGCGTGCCCAAAGACCAGGCCCGCAGCTATCGGGGAAACGTGCGGCTGACTCGAAATGGCCAGACCGTCGGCCTACTCGAGGTCCTTGAGCAGTACACCCCGGACCGGCAAAAAGAGGCCCTCGAGGTCTACCGCACCACCGACCCCGCCCACCCTGGCGTGGCCGCCCTTTTGCGCCAGGGCGAGGTCAACCTGGCCGGGCGGGTGAGCCTATTCCGGCTGGATCGGGGGGAGTTTCCCCGCTATCACTTCACCCCCCGCGAGACCCGCGCCCTGTTTCGCGGTTGGCGCACGGTGGTGGCCTTCCAAACCCGCAACCCCATCCACCGCGCCCACGAGTACTTGCACAAGGTGGCCCTCGAGCACATCGACGGCCTCTTCTTGAACCCCCTGGTGGGTGCGACCAAGCAAGACGACGTGCCGGCGCGGGTGCGGATGCGGGCCTACGAGGTATTGCTGGAGCGCTACTACCCCAAGGAGCGGGTGCTGTTGGGGGTCTACCCCGCGGCCATGCGCTACGCCGGGCCGCGTGAGGCCATTTTGCACGCCATCAGCCGCAAGAACTACGGCTGCACCCACTTCATCGTGGGGCGCGACCACGCCGGGGTGGGCAGCTACTACGGCCCCTACGAGGCCCAGGAGATCTTCGCGGCCTTCCGCCCGGAGGAGATCGGCATCGAGATCCTCAAGTTCGAGCACACCTTCTACTGCCGCACCTGCGGCGCTATCGCCTCCGCACGCACCTGCCCGCACGACCGGGAACACCACCTCATCCTCTCAGGGACCCGCGTGCGCGAACTCTTGCGCTCGGGGGCCGCGCTGCCGCCGGAGTTCACCCGCCCCGAGGTGGCCGAGGTGTTGCGCGCGGCCTATCAACCTGCCTGAAGGAGAAACTTTATGTTGCGAACCCTGCTGATCTTGCTGACCCTGCTCGTGGGCGTGGGCCTGGCCCAAAACCTCACCTTGCTCAACGTCTCCTATGACCCTACCCGCGAGCTCTATGCCGATATCAACGCCGCCTTCGCCAAATACTGGAAGGAGCGCACTGGCCAGAACGTGACCATCAACCAATCCCACGGCGGCTCGGCGCGCCAGGCGAGAAGCGTGATCGATGGCCTCGAGGCCGATGTGGTGACGCTGGCCTTGGCCTACGATATCGACGCCATCGCCGACAAGGGGCTTCTGGCGGCGAACTGGCAAAGCCGCTTGCCCTTCAACAGCTCCCCCTACACCTCGACCATCGTCTTCCTGGTTAGAAAAGGCAACCCCAAAGGCATCAAGGACTGGGAGGACCTGGTGAAACCCGGCATCCAGGTCATCACCCCTAACCCCAAGACCTCGGGCGGGGCCCGTTGGAATTTCCTGGCCGCCTGGGGCTTCGCCCGGCGCAAGTACGGCAGTGAGGAAAGCGCCCAAGACTTCGTGAGCGCCCTTTACAAAAACGTGCCGGTGCTCGACTCGGGGGCTAGGGGCGCGACCACCACCTTTGTCGAGCGGGGCATCGGCGACGTGCTGTTGGCCTGGGAAAACGAGGCCTTTTTGGCCCTGAAGGAATTCGGGGCCGACAAATTCGAAATCGTGGTGCCTTCGGTGAGCATTCTGGCTGAACCGCCGGTGACTTGGGTGGATCGAACCGTGCAGAGAAAGGGTACCCTGGCCGTGGCCCAGGCCTATCTGCAGTTCCTCTATAGCCAGGAGGGGCAGGAGATCATCGCCCGGAACTACTACCGCCCGCGCCTGGCGAGCGTGGCGCAGCGCTACGCCAACCGCTTCCCCAAAATCTCCCTCTTCACCATCAAGGACTTTGGTGGCTGGCGCGCCGCTCAAGCTCGCTTCTTCAACGACGGCGGGGTGTTTGATCGGATCTACAGGCCCGGTCAGTAACCCCGCAAAGCAAGGAAGCCATGGCGAGCGTATACCACCCTCCATACCGACCCCTGCCCGGTTTTGGGCTGTCGTTGGGCTACAGCCTCCTTTACCTGAGCCTGATCGTGCTCATCCCGCTGGGAGCGCTGGTTCTAAAGGCCTCGAGCCTCTCTCCAGGAGAGCTGTGGGCCCTGGTGTCCTCGCCGCGGGTGGTGGCGGCGCTCACGCTCTCCTTCGGGGCCGCGGCCATCGCCTCGCTGATCAACCTGCCCCTGGGACTTCTGCTGGCGTGGGTGCTGACGCGCTGCGAATTCCCCGGCCGACGTGTGGTGGACGCGCTGATCGACCTCCCTTTCGCCCTGCCCACGGCGGTTGCGGGCATCACCCTCACCTCTTTGCTCGCGCAGAACGGTTGGGTCGGATCGCTTTTGCAGCCCCTGGGCCTTAAGGTGGCCTATACCCGGCTCGGGGTGGTGATCGCTTTGGTGTTCATCGGGATTCCTTTCGTAGTGCGTACGGTGCAGCCGGTGCTGGAAGAGCTGAGCCAGGAGCTCGAGGAGGCCGCCCTGACCCTGGGAGCCAGCCGCTGGCAGACCTTCCGGCGGGTGATCTTCCCCCTGCTGCTCCCGGCCTTGCTCACCGGCTTCAGCCTGGCGTTGGCCCGCACCGTCGGGGAGTACGGTTCGATCGTTTTCATCTCGGGCAACCTGCCCTTCCAGACCGAGATCGCTCCCCTACTGATCGTGGCGCGACTCGAGCAGTACGACTACGCGGGGGCGGCGGCCATCGGGGTGAGCATGCTGGTCGCCTCGCTATCGCTGCTGTTGGTCATTAACGGCCTACAGGCTCGCCTCTCTCGTCCTCTGGAGGACCGATGAGCTCCACCCTCTCTGCTCCTCGCCAAAGGCTTTGGAATAGGGTGAACTGGAGCAAGGCCGTGCTGGTCGGGCTGGCTTTGGTCGTTGTGGGGCTTTTCCTGATCCTGCCGGTTGTCGCCGTATTCGTTCAGGGTCTGCGTCAGGGGCTGGAGTACTACCTCGGCGCCATCACCCAGCCCGACGCGAAGGCGGCGGTCCGATTGACCCTTACGGTGGTGGCCATCGTGCTCCCGCTCAACACCCTCTTTGGGATCGCCGCGGCCTGGGCCATCGCCAAACACCGCTTCCCCGGACGGAGCCTCCTTGTCTCCCTCGTCGAGCTTCCGCTTTCGGTTTCGCCGGTGATTTCAGGGCTGGTGTATGTGCTGCTCTTCGGGCGGCAAGGGTACCTAGGCCCCTGGCTCGAGGCCCACGACCTCAAGGTCGTCTTCGCCCTCCCCGGTATAGTGCTGGCTACGGCCTTCGTCACCATCGCCTACGTGGCCCGTGAGCTCATCCCCCTGATGCAGGCCCAGGGCCGTGAGGAGGAGGAAGCCGCCCTAACCCTCGGGGCTTCCGGTTGGCAGATCTTTTGGCGGGTCACCCTACCCGGTATTCGCTGGGGCCTGTTGTACGGCGTGATCATGTGCAATGCCCGGGCTATGGGGGAGTTCGGTGCGGTGGCGGTGGTCTCGGGCCACATCCGGGGACAAACCGCTACCGTGCCCCTATACGTGGAAATGCTCTACAACGAGTATCAGGGGGTGGCCGCTTTCGCGGTCGCCTCGCTGCTGACCTTGCTGGCTTTAGGGACGCTTCTGGCCAAGAGCCTGTTGACCTGGAGGATCCGCCATGAACATCAGGGTTGAGAACCTCAGCAAGCGCTTTGGCAACTTCACCGCGCTAGAAGGGGTCAGCCTGGAGGTCCACAGCGGCGAGCTGGTGGCGCTGCTGGGCCCTTCGGGGTCGGGCAAGACCACGCTGCTCAGGGTCATCGCCGGCCTCGAGGTACCCGATTCGGGCCGGGTATGGCTAGACCATGAGGACGCCACCCGCCGGCCACCGGGGGAACGGCGGGTGGGCTTTGTCTTTCAGCACTACGCCCTCTTCAAGCACATGACGGTGTTCGAGAACGTAGCTTTTGGGCTTCGGGTACGCCCCCGGGCCAGCCGGCCTAGCCGGGGTGAGCTCGAGGCGAGGGTACACGAGCTCCTCCGCCTCGTCCAGCTTGATTGGGCAGCGCGTCGCTACCCCACCCAGCTCTCGGGCGGTCAGCGCCAGCGGGTGGCGCTGGCCCGGGCCCTTGCGGTCGAACCCAGGGTGCTCCTGTTGGACGAACCCTTCGGCGCACTGGACGCCAAGGTGCGGGAGGAGCTGCGCCGCTGGTTGCGCAGGCTGCACAGCGAGATTGGTTTGACCAGCATCTTTGTCACCCACGACCAGGAAGAAGCGCTGGAGATCGCCCACCGGGTGGTGGTGTTCAACCGGGGGAGGATCGAGCAAATCGGCACCCCCGAGGAGGTCTACGACCATCCGGCCACCCCCTTCGTATACCACTTCCTGGGACGCTCGAATGCTTTGGCCAGCGGCTTTGTTCGCCCCCACGAGTTCGCGGTTTCGGCCCGGCCCGCGGAGGGCTACCGCCCGGGCGTGCTCCGACACCTGCGCCTGATCGGGGCGGTGGCGCGGCTGGAGGTGGAAACCCCTGAGTCTGAGGGGTTCGTCGAGATCGAACTGCCCAGGGCGGAGCTGGGGCGCTTGGATCTAGGGGAGGGATCGGTCATCTATTACAGGCCTCAACGATTTAAGCAGTTTGCGGAGGTGAACTAACGATGCCCTACTACCCGGTGCTGCTGGACCTGCGGGATAAGCGGGTGCTGTTCGTGGGCGGGGGCTGGGAGACGGAGGCCAAGGTCAAGGGGCTCTTGGCGGTGGGGGCCAGGGTGACGCTGATCTCCCCCCTCGAGCACAAAGGCCTCGAGCCCCTGGCCCTCGAGGGTCGGATCCACTGGCTGCGGCGGGGGTATCGGCGGGGGGACCTGGCGGGCTTCTCCCTGGTGATCTCCCACCCCAGCGATAAATCGCTCAACGCCCGCATCGCCCAGGAGGCCAGGGAGCGGGGGGTGTGGCTCAACGCGGTGGACGACCCCGCCCACTGCGACTTCATCCTGCCCGCCGTCCACCGCCAGGGGGAGTTGGTGATCGCGGTCTCCACCGGCGGGGCGGCCCCGGCCTTGGGGGTGCGCATCAAGCAGCGGCTGGCCCGGGAGTTCGGCCCGGAGTACGCGGAGTACCTGCGGCTGCTGCGCTCGCTGCGAGCGGTGGTGCAGCAGACCTACCCCCAGGACTTCGAAGCCCGCAAGGCGGCCTGGTACCGCATGGTGGACAGCCCCGCCCTGGAGCGGGTGGCGCGGGGTGACCTCGAGGGGGCCAGGGAGGTCTTGCTGGCGGCCTTGCGCCACGGTCCTGAAGCGGAGGTGGCCTGGTGAGGGGCAAGGTGTACCTGGTGGGGGCGGGCCCGGGTGACCCCGAACTGCTGACCCTCAAGGCCCTGCGGGTGTTGCAGGAGGCCGAGGTGGTGCTCTACGACCGCTTGGTGGGCGAAGGGGTCTTGCAACTCGTCCACCCCGCCGCTCAGCTCCTCTACGTGGGCAAGGAGCTGGGCCAGCAAGAATGCGTGCAGGGCGAGATCTTCCGGCAGATGCTCCACCACGCCCGCGCGGGGCGGAAGGTGGTGCGGCTGAAGGGGGGCGACCCCATGGTCTACGGTCGGGGGGGAGAGGAGTGGGTGTTTCTGGCTCAGGAGGGCATCGCGGTGGAGCTGGTGCCCGGCGTCAGCTCGTCTTTGGCCCTGCCCGGCCTGGCGGGTATCCCGCTGACCTTGCGGGGGGTGGCGGGGGGCTTCGCGGTGCTCTCGGGGCACGCCCAGGGGGGGGTGCTGCCCGGGTTCAGCCCCTACGCCTCCATCGACACCCTGGTGATCCTGATGGGGGTCAAAGCGCGGGTCCAGATCGCCCGTGGGCTGATCGAGGCCGGACGCTCGCCGCAGGAGCCGGTGGCCTTCATCGAGAACGGCTCCACCCCCCAGGAGCGGGTGGTGACCGCCACGCTGGGGGAGGTGGCCCAAGGGGGGGTCGAGGTGCGATCCCCTGCGGTGTGGGTCATCGGAGAGGTGGTGCGCTTACGGGAGCGTTTGCGGGCGGCGGAGCAGGCCGCCGCGAGAGCTTTGGTTTAGGGAGAAAAAGCTATGTCAGAAGCCAAGCTGTCCAAAGTCGAATACGTAAAGATCGCCAGCCACCGCCTGCGCGGGCCGGTCGATGCCGAGCTCAACAACGGCAGCGACCACTTCAGCGAAGAGGGCTACCAGATCCTCAAGTTTCACGGCATCTACCAACAGGACGACCGCGACGTGCGCAAAGCGCGCAAGGCCCAGGGCCTGGGGCCGGACTACTCCTTCATGATCCGGGTGGCGATACCCGGCGGGGTGCTCACGCCCGAGCAGTACCTCGCCCTCGACCGGCTGGCCGACGAGCTGGGCAACGCCACCCTGCGCCTCACCACCCGCCAGGCCATCCAGTACCACGGGGTGCGCAAGGGCGGCCTCAAGCCGCTGATTCAGGTCTTGAACCGGAATCTTCTCACCACCCTCTCGGCCTGCGGGGACGTGGTGCGCAACATTGTGGCCTGCCCCGCGCCCTTCGTGGACCGCCAGCGTGCCGAGCTATACCGCTACGCCAAAGCGCTCTCCGAGCGGCTCAAGCCCAAAACCCGCGCCTACTACGAGATCTGGCTCGATGGGGAGAGGGCCGCCAGCCTGGAGGAGGCCGAGCCCCTCTACGGCGACACCTACCTGCCGCGCAAGTTCAAGATCGGCTTCGCCTTCCCCGGTGACAACTGCGTGGACGTCTACACCCAGGACATCGGCATCGTCCCGGTGATGGGGGAGGGGGGGCTCGAGGGCTTCACCCTGCTGGTGGGGGGCGGGCTGGGCCAGAGCCACGGGGCCAAGGAGACCCACCCCGTCCTGGCCAAACCCCTCGCCACCGTTCGGCCCGAGCAGCTATTCGAGGTCGTCGAGGCCATCGTCAAGGTGCAGCGCGACCACGGGCGGCGCGACGACCGCAAGTATAGCCGCATGAAGTACCTGGTTGAGGCCTGGGGCCTCGAGCGCTTCCGGGCCGAGGTCGAGCGCTACGTGGGCTACGCCCTGCCCGAAGCCCGGGCGCTGGAGTGGCTCTCCGGCGACGACCACCTGGGCTGGCACCCGCAGGGCGACGGCAAGCTGTTCTTCGGGCTGTTTGTGGAGAACGGGCGGGTCAAGGAAAACCTGCGCGCGGCGATCCGCGAGGTGGTCGAGCGCTTTGCCCCCGAGGTGCGCCTCACCGCCCAGCAGAACCTGCTCTTCGTCGGTATCGATCCTTCCGACCAGGCCGCCCTCGAGGCCATCTTCCGCGACCACGGGGTGGCCCTGCCCGGCACGCTCCCGCTCGTCGTGCAAAACGCCATGGCCTGCCCGGCGCTGCCCACCTGCGGCCTGGCCATCACCGAGAGCGAGCGGGTGATGCCCCAGGTGATCCGCCAGATCGACGCGCTGCTGGATAGGCTGGGGCTGAAGGACGGCCCCATCCCCCACGTCCGCATGACCGGCTGTCCCAACGGCTGTGCCCGGCCCTACAGCGCCGAGGTGGGCCTGGTGGGGCGCAGCCTGAACTCCTACACCCTCTACCTGGGCGGCAGCCCCTTGGGCACCCGGCTGGGGGAGGTTTACCTCGACAACGTGGGGCGCGAGGAGATCGCGGCTAGGCTGGAGCCCGTCCTCGAGGCCTACAAGCGCGAGCGGCGGGAGGGGGAGGCCTTCGGCGACTACTGCCACCGGGTGGGGGTGAAGGCGCTTCAAGAACGCTTTAGCGACCGGGAAGCTTCGTATGGGCGCTGATTGTTACCCGCCTACACCTTGGCTAAAGCCTTAGGCTTCTCTGGCGGGGCAGTTAGAGACCTTGCGACGTGAGGCGAGGAACCTTGGACTAGAAGCAAATTCGGCGGGGCGTTCACGCCAACCCCGCCTACAGGGGCAAGGCGTTGGTCTTGCCGGCGATGGGCTTGCTACGTCGAGGGGGTTTTGCGACAGAGCATATCCAGCACGGTGTTGAGTTTTTCAGGAACATAACCAGGCTCTAGCTGTGCAAATGCCACTAGGGCCGTATGGGTGTAATGGCGGGCCATGCATTCTATGGCGGCTTCCACATCATAGCGGATAGCGGCGTCTAACATGGCCCTATGTTCAGCTTGTCGAAGCTGGCCACCCTCGGGCCTGGCGCGGAAGAAAGAAAGACGGTAGCGCTCAGCATGGTCGTAAAGCTGGGCGATTTCTTCCAGCCAGCGCGGCCCTGCTGCTCGTACGAAACGTAAGTGAAAAGCCCGATGAGGAGCGTCCATGCGCTCGATATCCTGGGT
The Meiothermus sp. Pnk-1 genome window above contains:
- a CDS encoding NADPH-dependent assimilatory sulfite reductase hemoprotein subunit — protein: MSEAKLSKVEYVKIASHRLRGPVDAELNNGSDHFSEEGYQILKFHGIYQQDDRDVRKARKAQGLGPDYSFMIRVAIPGGVLTPEQYLALDRLADELGNATLRLTTRQAIQYHGVRKGGLKPLIQVLNRNLLTTLSACGDVVRNIVACPAPFVDRQRAELYRYAKALSERLKPKTRAYYEIWLDGERAASLEEAEPLYGDTYLPRKFKIGFAFPGDNCVDVYTQDIGIVPVMGEGGLEGFTLLVGGGLGQSHGAKETHPVLAKPLATVRPEQLFEVVEAIVKVQRDHGRRDDRKYSRMKYLVEAWGLERFRAEVERYVGYALPEARALEWLSGDDHLGWHPQGDGKLFFGLFVENGRVKENLRAAIREVVERFAPEVRLTAQQNLLFVGIDPSDQAALEAIFRDHGVALPGTLPLVVQNAMACPALPTCGLAITESERVMPQVIRQIDALLDRLGLKDGPIPHVRMTGCPNGCARPYSAEVGLVGRSLNSYTLYLGGSPLGTRLGEVYLDNVGREEIAARLEPVLEAYKRERREGEAFGDYCHRVGVKALQERFSDREASYGR